In Rhodamnia argentea isolate NSW1041297 chromosome 1, ASM2092103v1, whole genome shotgun sequence, the genomic window GCACAAAAGCTTGCCGCGAGAAGTTGCGGAGGGAGAGACTGAATGACAGGTTTCACTTTAAATGTTGTGTGTGATTGCCTGTACTCTTTGATGTACTTCTCTGAAAAGCTATATCGTCTGCTATTATTACGTTTTGGCGTTGGTGTTTATGTGCAATGATGGACTTCTCTGGTTTTTAGTTGGATATGTATGTATCTATTATAGAACTGGGGTATTCAGTGAGGATTTTAGTATTTTACTCATTTTTTATGCCGGATAGTAGCAATAATTTGACCACTGTGTTCAATGCACCTTTTAGGGTAATATTGCATCTCCCTATCTTCTTCCATGCATTTTATGTAGTTGATTCAAAGATATACATGGCAATGTTGTGCAGATTTCTAGACTTGAGCTCTATCTTGGAACCTGGGAGATCAATCAAAACTGAAAAAACGGCCGTACTTGATGATGCTATTAGAGTTTTGACCCAGCTTAGAGCTGAGTCTGAGGAGCTcaaagaaacaaatgaaaagctgcaagaagaaataaaatgcCTGAAGGTTGGTCTGAAAATTTCTGGAAGGGTCAGCTTTTTATTTGGCATGGAACAGGGATTATATGACCTTAATCAGTGTCTCTTCtgttttttgttatgtttttgtTATCCATGCTTGGCTCTCCTGGTAATGCTTATCAATGTGATATGCATGTAAAAATGGCAACGGTCTAATTTGTGTTTCCTTTTGGTATTTGCTGTTCTATCATTGCTGTTATAGTTGAAACGAGCTAGAATTTTCTCATGGGGTTGGGCTTGCAAAACACTCAGACAAAATTATCTATGAGCCTGTCAAACAACATAGTTGAAGAAGTCAGCTAATATGTAATGGTACTAGAAGAAATTGCgtgttttatttatcttttaatattaatcaaaatatttttttaggagaGAGCAAGGTCAACTTGCTTATGACATTTCATGCTCACTGTCAGCGAGAGCTACAAATGTTCTTACATTTTATAGGTCAGAAATTTGGGCCGAGCTACTGGCTAGACCCCTAAAGTTCTAGTAGTAATTAAACGTTAATGTGACCTTGTGAGGAGATAGCAAGATTGAATTGCATGTTATGTTTTACGATCACTGTTGGCAAGAGCAACAGATGCCTAATGctactttgtgaggagatagcATGGTCAAATTGCATATGATGTTTTATGATCACTGTTGGCTAGAACAACAGATGTCGTCAATCTTATCTTTAAAAGTTTGTGCCAACTTAGTGCTAGGAAGTCTATAGTTTGGTTGTAGTGAATACAAAATATTCCACTCTGTTTTGTACGGGACTAGCTTCTTCCtgctcttttctcctttttccctgTCAATTTATTGGTGATGAGGGAAAGATTCGAAGGTGTTCGCATAAAATTAGTCAAAAAGCATGCACATTagcttttttgttgatttatttAGCAGAAAATTCTGTAGGATTTTGCAAACTCAGAACAATAGGATGGTTTAGCGATCCTATTGGACTGAGTTTGGGCTGAAGTGTGATATATTGCTAGTCTGACTTTTCTAATATCGTTTCCAGCTCATAGGAAGCCGTTATGGCTGCTGTGGcaattttcttgaagaaaatgCAATGGCAAGATTTCTAACTGATATAAGACGGAATACAGTTAGCTAAGTGACACAGGTCCTCCAAGTTGTCACTTGCAACTTGATGCAGAAAACCTTAAGAACCTCAAGGCAAAGGTTATTAAATGAGGCACTAGTTTCACTTGCCTTATCTTTTGTTTGTTGTTTGCCTTAAAACTTAAAACAAGTCCTTGAATTGACACTGTGAGGCTAAGTGATTCACCTTTTCACATGACAGCCACATCCCAAGGAACATTTGAAGGTGGGTCTTAAACATGCGTTGGAATGGTCAACGAAGACCTCTCCTACATGCAGAAAAAAGTTGACTAGAAAGTAGAACAAATTACAGCTGGGTCTTGTTGACAACTACTCCTAACTGCTTGGAGGCCTGCACTTAGAAGTtctttaagtattttcaattgtgACATAGGTTGAAACTCTAAGCACATGCAGCATAGCAATCAATGTTCTTCAATACTCcgtgaattttttgtggtttcAATGAAAATCTCATCGATTGTACTTTTCCTTCGAGAACTGAAAAGTTGAAAGGGCACACTTGTGCTGACTGGCCTCTGATGCTTTGTTCTCCTTTATAACAGGCCGAGAAAAATGAGCTTCGAGAAGAGAAACTTTCCTTGAAGGCTGATAAAGAAAGGATGGAGCAGCAGTTGAAAGCCATGACTGTCCCACCTGCCGGGTTTGTACCACCTCATCCGGCCACGGCATATCATGCTGGGGCGAATAAGATGCCCGTATTCCCCAGCTACGGATACATTCCAATGTGGCAATATATGCCCCCTGCTGCCCGTGATACGTCATCCGATCATGAGCTGAGGCCTCCTGCTGCTTAGTTAAGGTGGTTGGTCGTTTCGCTGATTCTTCGCCGTACAATAATCTCGTGGTTCCCTCATATTCTGACATGTATATATTGCTCAAGGCGTGCCCCATTTTTGATAGTTGAGGCATGCATTTTGTTCAAAGAACATCTAATGGATTCTTGCACCCCTTTTCTGTTTCCTGACATTCATTGCATGGACAATTGATTCATCGTTATCAGAAATGAAGTCTCTTTTGCTTGTAAATCATTGTTGTCCAACTGCCTATTATGATGAGATGGGGTCTTCTATACTGGTGGAACACGATTTGCTCTAGTGTTTCACAATTTTGACAGGGCATATATGACAAATCGTTTATCTTCGCAAGGTTGTTAAGGATGTGGAGAACTTGATAAAAGTTTTATAAGAGCATGGAAGTCTGAAGTTTTCCTCGCAAGGTATCACAATCTTGCCTTTAatagtaaaaaagaaagtacGTAGTAGCCTCATGATTAACGAAAGTTACAGCCACCAATACGCTTATGCAGCCATCCCCGTTATCTACTATAACTTGAACATTACAATCAAGCAACCTTATTAGAACATGATCACAGTAGCCGCACTTATGTTGTTGTGTTCTCCGTCTCTCCAGGAGGCAAGAGCAAGAGTTGCTCTCGCTCCTTGGACTTATTTAGGAAATCTTCTTCTGCTGAAACAAGGAAAAGTATTCACTTGGTCGAGACTCTCCGTATAAAGGGGGGTTTTCTTCGGACACAAGCTCTTTGATTGGGCCGAAGACCTTCTCCGATGGGCCTGATCCCGTGGTGATGAAGAGGGCTGCCGAAACTCTTGGGCCCACTCGACTCGCTTGCACCCGGTGCTCTACACTCCTGAATATGTTGTTCGATATAATCGATCTGCATTTTTTTGTTAGGTCAGAAAATACATGTATTTGTGTCTGGTTTACTTGTAGATTTCAAGTTAACAAAAGTAGAGCACTTTGATGATTTTGTAGTAATATTTACTTGACGCGCCAACACCAAAATATCGAATCAAGAAAGGACTCACTAAGCCAGGATGACTAACTGAGACTAATCTAATactttttttggggtcagagtATACTAATCTAGTAGTaatagaatagaaaagaaaagagctgTCTTTTCTGTCCACTTTTCCAAGTTCCTACGCTACCGCTTTATAAAATTGTTAGCTACCGCTTTATGAAATTATTTCCCAAATTTCAACAAGCCGCTAATCAGACCAACAGCTTAATCTTCTTTTGAGGAAGGTGCAAAACTCAAAAAGGCCTAATGAACCCGCATGACTTGCTTCTAGGGTATCATGATCTTACATTCATGTGAAAGCTCAAGAtgttggttgatttttttttttttttaacatgactTTCGGACTTAAGTTTTCATGTCgcgtttattattttatccgtCGCATGGATTGTTCCATGTTCTTCAACTTCACAAatgtttttatttcacttaatgCTTGTTCCCTTTTAATGACGAGGAAGTATGCTTTTAATAGGTAAACTTCGAGCTTATAATATACCCCCACTAACTTCAAAAATTAGATAAGACACGAGCCAAAATCCAGATGAATTGCCTGCACGTACCACCGTTTTCCCTATACAGTACGAGCGAGCAATCGACTCTATGCCTGCAACTAATATGCCCACACACAAGTTGATGCCTCGACCGGTTCGCCAACCTCATAAGCTTCCAGGTTAGATTATCTCTAACAGGAGCACAAACAAGAGTTCAAGAAAAGTTTGTGTGTGAATCGATGCCTTACCTGTAGAAAGTCCCCAATGTTGACCACAAAGCTCCCAGGGACAGGCTTGACATCAACCCAGTGATCTTGATGCAGGACTTGGAGGCCACCGACTTGGTCCTGCAAGAGCACGGTCAGGAAGAAGGGGTCTCTGTGCTGT contains:
- the LOC115743310 gene encoding transcription factor bHLH104-like is translated as MDSTELGLGDDPSCWDFLDCASLFGDAPSTPSPWPPHNPSAAAAAAVGVDFPAGGVASAGDDLGGAQCPRKRGRNDACNQPQPQPQPRTKACREKLRRERLNDRFLDLSSILEPGRSIKTEKTAVLDDAIRVLTQLRAESEELKETNEKLQEEIKCLKAEKNELREEKLSLKADKERMEQQLKAMTVPPAGFVPPHPATAYHAGANKMPVFPSYGYIPMWQYMPPAARDTSSDHELRPPAA